From the genome of Nitrospinota bacterium, one region includes:
- the rpsO gene encoding 30S ribosomal protein S15: protein MPLTKEKKTQIIGTHKKSENDCGSPEVQVALLSERISYLTKHFETHKKDNHSRRSLLRMVNHRRRLLDYLKRIEVSRYKTIIESLGLRK from the coding sequence ATGCCATTAACGAAAGAAAAGAAGACCCAGATCATCGGAACCCATAAAAAAAGCGAAAACGACTGCGGCTCGCCCGAAGTGCAGGTGGCGCTCCTGAGCGAGCGGATCAGCTACCTCACCAAGCACTTTGAAACACACAAGAAAGACAACCACTCCCGGCGCTCCCTGTTGCGGATGGTGAACCACCGCCGCCGGTTGCTTGATTACCTCAAGCGGATTGAAGTTAGCCGCTACAAAACCATCATCGAATCGCTGGGTCTGCGCAAATAG